One window from the genome of Breoghania sp. L-A4 encodes:
- a CDS encoding formate dehydrogenase subunit gamma: protein MDRTISISAALKRALRPGATLLILSVLALAALPAGAERAFAQPASVPQALQQSPEQGQVPGDTLGTASDAELWRAVRGGLQGTVSIPDKKAGQLIQSEGDNWRAFRNGPLANYGAWALLGIVVLLALFFALRGRIRIEHGKSGVTITRFATIERMGHWLLAVSFLILAVTGLNVLYGRYVLLPVIGDSAFSAITLWGKYLHNYLAFAFIAGLVMVLVMWVRHNIPNRLDLIWLMKGGGLFSKNVHPDAHKFNAGQKIIFWSVILGGASVAVSGWALLFPFTTSLFSDTFALINTVAGTELPTPLAAIQEQQLAALWHSIVALALICIVIAHIYIGTVGMEGAFDAMGSGEVDLNWAREHHNLWVEDVTEREANTGAAQPAE, encoded by the coding sequence ATGGATCGGACCATTTCCATTTCGGCGGCGTTGAAACGGGCGTTGCGTCCGGGCGCGACACTTTTGATCCTATCCGTGCTGGCTCTCGCGGCGCTGCCGGCGGGCGCCGAGCGGGCGTTCGCGCAGCCTGCCAGTGTTCCGCAGGCGCTGCAGCAGAGCCCCGAGCAGGGGCAGGTGCCCGGCGACACGCTCGGCACCGCCTCGGATGCGGAACTGTGGCGCGCGGTGCGCGGCGGCCTGCAGGGCACGGTGTCGATTCCCGACAAGAAGGCCGGCCAACTGATCCAGTCGGAGGGCGACAACTGGCGTGCGTTCCGCAACGGGCCGCTGGCCAACTACGGAGCCTGGGCGCTTCTCGGCATCGTCGTGCTGTTGGCACTGTTCTTCGCGCTGCGCGGCCGCATCCGCATCGAGCACGGAAAATCAGGCGTCACGATCACCCGCTTCGCGACGATCGAACGCATGGGCCACTGGCTGCTCGCGGTATCATTTCTCATTCTCGCCGTCACCGGGCTGAACGTGCTTTACGGCCGCTACGTGCTGTTGCCGGTGATCGGAGACAGCGCGTTCTCGGCCATTACGCTGTGGGGCAAATATCTGCACAACTATCTCGCCTTCGCCTTCATCGCGGGGCTGGTGATGGTCCTCGTCATGTGGGTGCGGCACAACATCCCCAACCGGCTCGACCTGATCTGGCTGATGAAGGGCGGCGGGCTGTTCTCCAAGAACGTTCACCCCGACGCGCACAAGTTCAACGCGGGTCAGAAGATCATCTTCTGGTCGGTGATCCTGGGCGGCGCATCGGTTGCGGTCTCGGGCTGGGCGCTGCTGTTTCCCTTCACCACGAGCCTGTTTTCCGACACCTTCGCGCTGATCAACACGGTGGCCGGAACCGAGCTGCCGACGCCGCTGGCCGCCATTCAGGAGCAGCAGCTTGCAGCCTTGTGGCACTCCATCGTGGCGCTGGCGCTGATCTGCATTGTCATCGCGCATATCTATATCGGCACCGTCGGCATGGAAGGCGCGTTCGACGCCATGGGGTCCGGCGAGGTCGATCTCAACTGGGCCCGCGAACACCACAATCTGTGGGTCGAGGATGTGACCGAACGCGAGGCAAACACCGGCGCCGCGCAGCCGGCCGAGTAG
- a CDS encoding WD40 repeat domain-containing protein: protein MALIDKHAGILRNTLSALRIVLAGTAAGLCVLLPHTAGAWPDKLAGHGGPVKSITLSADGGRALSGSFDYAIILWRIEGDEAVIEKRLIGHDAAVNDAAFAGDNRAVSVSDDGSFAIWDLARGEIAKRFEGTGDKVLDVAVSPDGRYAATASWDRKARLYDLDAAREIAVLQGHRGNVNTVGFSPDGRNLFTGSYDGTIRMWDAPSGRFVRQIYSHGWGVNVLRPLPDNAHLVFGGIDGALG, encoded by the coding sequence ATGGCGCTGATCGACAAGCATGCTGGAATCCTTCGCAACACACTGAGCGCGCTTCGCATCGTCCTTGCCGGGACAGCGGCGGGCCTTTGCGTGTTGCTGCCTCACACCGCCGGCGCCTGGCCGGACAAGCTCGCGGGCCATGGCGGTCCGGTGAAGTCCATCACCCTGTCGGCCGACGGCGGCCGCGCGCTGTCGGGTTCCTTCGACTACGCCATCATCCTGTGGCGGATCGAGGGGGACGAGGCGGTCATCGAGAAGCGGCTCATCGGCCATGACGCGGCGGTGAACGACGCGGCCTTCGCCGGCGACAACCGCGCGGTTTCCGTGTCCGACGACGGCTCCTTCGCCATCTGGGACCTGGCGCGCGGTGAAATCGCGAAGCGTTTCGAAGGCACGGGCGACAAGGTCCTCGATGTGGCGGTCTCGCCGGACGGACGTTATGCGGCGACGGCGTCCTGGGACCGCAAGGCGCGGCTCTATGATCTGGACGCGGCGCGCGAGATCGCCGTGCTGCAGGGCCACCGGGGTAACGTCAACACCGTGGGGTTCTCGCCTGATGGGCGGAATCTCTTCACCGGGTCGTATGATGGCACGATCCGCATGTGGGACGCGCCTTCGGGCCGCTTCGTGCGGCAGATCTACAGTCACGGCTGGGGCGTCAACGTGCTCAGGCCGCTGCCGGACAATGCGCATCTCGTGTTCGGCGGCATTGACGGCGCGCTCGGGTGA
- a CDS encoding c-type cytochrome — MIDVTSGELAKVLPKHERPVLSLALSDDGKMAASGGGDGKIQVFSTVDWALEESFENPYGPVWGLAITPDRPDAPDTRVTFYAGLDDFVATWQIAPRKAFEPVDVTVPRRFHQGAGDDLGERQFARKCSVCHTLTPDDANRAGPSLYKVFGRKAGTLPGYHYSPALEDATIVWSEETIARLFDEGPDVVTPGSKMPMQRIRTREERDALIAFLKRATETGRALNSENRTN, encoded by the coding sequence GTGATCGACGTGACAAGCGGCGAGCTCGCCAAGGTGCTGCCCAAACACGAGCGCCCGGTGCTGTCTCTGGCCTTGTCGGATGACGGCAAGATGGCGGCGAGCGGCGGCGGCGACGGCAAGATCCAGGTGTTCTCGACCGTCGACTGGGCGCTGGAGGAAAGCTTCGAGAACCCTTACGGCCCGGTCTGGGGACTGGCGATCACGCCCGACAGGCCCGATGCGCCGGACACGCGGGTGACGTTCTACGCCGGGCTCGACGATTTTGTCGCCACATGGCAGATCGCGCCGCGCAAGGCGTTCGAGCCGGTGGACGTCACCGTGCCGCGCCGGTTCCATCAGGGCGCGGGCGACGATCTGGGAGAACGGCAGTTCGCCCGCAAATGCAGCGTCTGCCACACCCTGACACCGGATGACGCCAACCGCGCCGGCCCGTCGCTCTACAAGGTGTTCGGCCGCAAAGCGGGCACGCTGCCGGGCTATCACTATTCGCCGGCGCTCGAGGACGCTACCATCGTCTGGAGCGAGGAAACCATCGCCCGGCTGTTCGATGAAGGGCCCGATGTGGTGACGCCCGGATCGAAGATGCCGATGCAGCGTATCCGCACCCGCGAGGAGCGTGACGCCCTGATCGCCTTTCTCAAGCGGGCGACCGAGACGGGTCGCGCGCTGAATTCCGAAAACCGTACAAACTGA
- a CDS encoding trypsin-like peptidase domain-containing protein, translating into MPTDNPSRLRGAGKRVWTIAAALTLCLCAPAGAFDQSMVSAVAKARQSVVSVLPDWPQDAGRVEEPEGSGVVVGDGRTVLTANHVIGSARTLRIRLENGDVMPAELAFRDVETDVAILTIASPLPPILLARDGDPEPAEPVCAIGNAFGLGLSVSCGVVSAIHRAGAGFNPIEDFVQTDASVNPGASGGALVDAQGHLVGLLSAIFTKGTDADIGVNFAVSAPLLAALLRQYDEHDAIAHLRLGVVLQSEPQPGTSGPAGLRVLRVEAGSRAERAGLAVGDLVTAVGPVRVAAIEGLRGLLARSDGQGALSLVRDGETVRVPLGGLLGPPR; encoded by the coding sequence GTGCCGACTGACAATCCCTCGAGATTGCGGGGAGCGGGAAAGCGCGTCTGGACCATCGCGGCGGCCCTCACGCTGTGCCTGTGCGCGCCGGCGGGCGCCTTTGACCAGTCCATGGTCTCGGCCGTCGCCAAGGCGCGGCAAAGCGTGGTCTCCGTTCTGCCCGACTGGCCGCAAGACGCCGGCCGGGTCGAGGAGCCGGAAGGCTCCGGCGTCGTGGTCGGCGATGGGCGCACCGTACTTACGGCCAATCATGTGATCGGATCGGCGCGGACGCTGCGCATCCGCCTGGAGAATGGCGATGTGATGCCGGCGGAACTCGCCTTTCGCGATGTGGAAACCGACGTCGCCATCCTGACAATCGCGAGCCCCTTGCCGCCGATCCTGCTTGCGCGGGACGGCGATCCGGAGCCGGCCGAACCCGTCTGCGCCATCGGCAACGCCTTCGGATTGGGGCTTTCGGTCAGCTGCGGGGTGGTCTCCGCCATCCATCGCGCCGGCGCCGGCTTCAATCCGATCGAGGATTTCGTGCAGACCGACGCCAGCGTCAATCCCGGCGCCTCCGGCGGCGCGCTGGTCGATGCGCAGGGCCATCTCGTCGGGTTGCTCTCGGCGATCTTCACCAAGGGCACGGATGCGGACATCGGCGTGAATTTCGCGGTCTCTGCGCCGTTGCTCGCCGCTCTGCTGCGCCAATACGACGAGCATGATGCGATCGCGCATCTGCGGCTCGGCGTGGTGCTGCAGAGCGAGCCGCAGCCAGGAACCTCGGGACCGGCCGGATTGCGGGTGCTCCGGGTTGAAGCCGGCTCCCGCGCGGAGCGGGCAGGGCTTGCCGTGGGCGATCTGGTCACCGCCGTCGGGCCGGTGCGGGTTGCCGCGATCGAGGGTCTGCGGGGGCTTCTTGCGCGGTCTGACGGGCAGGGCGCGCTGAGCCTTGTGCGCGACGGCGAGACGGTGCGCGTGCCCTTGGGCGGTCTTCTCGGGCCCCCACGGTGA
- a CDS encoding DUF6494 family protein gives MNDEASNMSMRKFLKQVGVTSQQAIERQVREGGMTSGKLKAKVVLTIEGTDLTHVVEGEIDLG, from the coding sequence ATGAACGACGAAGCCTCCAACATGTCCATGCGCAAGTTCCTCAAGCAGGTCGGCGTGACGTCGCAGCAGGCGATCGAACGCCAGGTGCGCGAAGGCGGCATGACCAGCGGAAAGCTCAAGGCGAAGGTCGTGCTGACCATTGAGGGAACGGATCTCACCCACGTCGTTGAGGGCGAAATCGACCTCGGCTGA
- a CDS encoding biotin/lipoate--protein ligase family protein has product MVWARNLDRLQLAVVLEPDVERVRAREMLFVAMVALGDSLGALAPPEVAITWSWPCTVHVNRARLGAMELAIAPDEDENGAPAWMAVGMDLPIRPDPKGPEPGFSMDRTTLYDEGCVELDRTMLIESYCRHLLTWIHTWSEEGFRPVHEAWMFRANGRGESIGVVYEGAEVTGRFLGLDDHGNMLLNADGGTTLLHVETALGASSGLAEAKE; this is encoded by the coding sequence GTGGTCTGGGCGCGCAATCTCGACCGTCTGCAACTGGCCGTGGTGCTGGAGCCTGACGTGGAGCGGGTCCGCGCCCGCGAGATGTTGTTCGTGGCCATGGTGGCGCTGGGCGACAGTCTCGGCGCGCTGGCGCCGCCCGAGGTGGCGATCACCTGGAGCTGGCCGTGCACCGTCCATGTCAACCGCGCGCGGCTGGGCGCCATGGAACTCGCCATTGCGCCGGACGAAGACGAGAACGGCGCGCCCGCATGGATGGCCGTCGGCATGGATTTGCCGATCCGGCCGGATCCGAAAGGCCCGGAGCCCGGTTTCTCCATGGACCGCACCACGCTGTATGACGAAGGCTGCGTGGAGCTGGACCGCACCATGCTGATTGAATCCTATTGCCGGCACCTGCTCACCTGGATCCATACCTGGAGCGAGGAGGGGTTTCGGCCCGTGCATGAAGCCTGGATGTTCCGCGCCAACGGCCGTGGCGAGAGCATTGGCGTTGTCTACGAGGGCGCCGAGGTGACGGGGCGCTTCCTGGGTCTTGACGATCACGGCAACATGCTTCTCAACGCCGATGGCGGCACGACGCTTCTGCATGTCGAGACGGCGCTGGGGGCGTCGTCCGGCCTGGCCGAAGCGAAGGAGTAG
- a CDS encoding DUF6505 family protein yields MPKFLRTIRFDNSDDHVFERAAGSGEWAVPGGFVFSGLEQAAITGKVKQAFSNGFLSLDSFSHATFVTIGETDAETIMSLSLRLADHFVAAYGAPDRGAALPIARGEIDFACELANGQPVNTVLAIVRSFDDEGGIHEEYRTVSMPGEAPHARVWDVEEDGDA; encoded by the coding sequence TTGCCGAAATTTCTTCGCACGATCCGTTTCGACAATTCCGACGACCATGTCTTCGAGCGCGCGGCCGGCTCCGGCGAATGGGCGGTGCCCGGCGGTTTCGTCTTTTCCGGTCTCGAGCAAGCCGCCATCACCGGCAAGGTGAAACAGGCGTTCTCAAACGGCTTCCTGTCGCTCGACAGCTTTTCGCATGCCACTTTCGTGACCATCGGCGAGACGGATGCCGAGACAATCATGTCGTTGTCCCTGCGGCTGGCGGATCATTTCGTCGCCGCCTATGGGGCGCCGGATCGCGGCGCCGCGCTGCCGATCGCCCGCGGCGAGATCGATTTCGCCTGCGAACTGGCCAACGGCCAGCCGGTGAACACGGTGCTGGCGATTGTCCGCTCCTTCGATGACGAAGGCGGCATCCACGAGGAATACCGCACGGTCTCCATGCCCGGCGAGGCGCCGCACGCGCGTGTGTGGGACGTGGAGGAAGATGGCGATGCGTGA
- a CDS encoding DUF6352 family protein, which yields MREFWKSAGMHLLELDGSGWLKVTPDYLRAYYTRPEIHPVEDSCAAEQHLFEKLMADPMAAVDASEISAIADPDAAENYRFILGFRDFLVKHGTIEAAYAALFAGEENITIPPMFIDQMVHLIARNILRKVADPMRLRAGELLFRDQSVSTDEGQLMLADAEIVEMMSETGGMGGLGALLMEAGTPTREVALDVLDDDNKEIYWARSDRFDTAVDFRFTQPALDAFARVLESWVQHFHQTRVRIQPVQSIKDPHWSWHVGLDAEATRILNALYEGTPLTDSEQSRIVALFRMDFEERGDVIDTMKGKPVWLGMALGPGNILKVKPQNLLKNLPLKRLS from the coding sequence ATGCGTGAGTTCTGGAAATCAGCCGGCATGCATCTGCTGGAGCTCGACGGCAGCGGCTGGCTGAAAGTGACGCCGGACTATCTGCGCGCCTATTACACCCGGCCGGAAATCCACCCCGTGGAGGACTCCTGCGCCGCCGAGCAGCACCTGTTCGAAAAGCTGATGGCCGATCCGATGGCGGCGGTGGACGCCTCCGAGATCAGCGCGATTGCGGATCCGGACGCCGCGGAAAACTACCGCTTCATCCTGGGGTTCCGCGATTTCCTGGTGAAGCACGGCACCATCGAGGCGGCCTACGCGGCGCTGTTCGCGGGCGAGGAGAACATCACCATTCCGCCGATGTTCATCGACCAGATGGTGCATCTGATCGCCCGCAACATCCTGCGCAAGGTGGCCGATCCGATGCGCCTGCGCGCCGGCGAGCTGCTGTTCCGCGACCAGTCGGTCTCCACCGACGAGGGGCAGTTGATGCTGGCGGACGCGGAAATCGTCGAGATGATGTCGGAGACGGGCGGCATGGGCGGTCTCGGCGCGCTGCTGATGGAGGCGGGCACGCCGACGCGCGAAGTGGCGCTCGATGTGCTTGACGACGACAACAAGGAAATCTACTGGGCGCGCTCCGACCGGTTCGACACGGCCGTTGATTTCCGCTTCACCCAGCCCGCGCTCGACGCCTTCGCGCGGGTGCTGGAGTCCTGGGTGCAGCATTTTCACCAGACCCGTGTCCGAATCCAGCCGGTGCAGTCGATCAAGGACCCGCACTGGTCATGGCATGTGGGACTGGACGCGGAGGCCACCCGCATTCTCAACGCGCTCTATGAAGGCACGCCGCTGACGGATTCCGAACAGTCGCGCATCGTGGCGCTGTTCCGCATGGATTTCGAGGAGCGCGGCGACGTCATCGACACCATGAAGGGCAAGCCGGTGTGGCTGGGCATGGCGTTGGGGCCGGGCAACATTCTCAAGGTCAAGCCGCAGAACCTGTTGAAGAACCTGCCGCTGAAACGGCTGTCGTGA
- a CDS encoding DMT family transporter, protein MTKLSPNTIGIIAMLFSSMGFIFNDALIKLAAEQLPQGEAIFLRGAFGITFMTLAAWYTGALANMRQVIRPSVGLRVLGETVATVFYLAALFRSPIAVNTAILQVLPLLVTAGSAIFLHEVVGWRRWTAIAVGFCGVLLIVRPGLEGFTIWSLSALLGVFFMALRDLSTRRIPAHVPTFSVALASITGTTLAIGALMKPFEVWIMPDLVTLAYLAGAALFILVGFVSVIIAMRTGEISVVAPFRYSIVLWAILLGIVIWGEYPDPATLAGITIIIGTGIYTFVRERKARAQAARG, encoded by the coding sequence ATGACAAAGCTGAGCCCCAACACAATCGGCATCATCGCGATGCTGTTCAGCTCCATGGGGTTCATCTTCAATGACGCGCTGATCAAGCTGGCGGCCGAGCAACTGCCGCAGGGCGAGGCGATCTTCCTGCGTGGCGCCTTTGGCATCACCTTCATGACGCTGGCCGCCTGGTACACCGGGGCGCTGGCCAACATGCGTCAGGTGATCCGCCCCTCCGTCGGCCTGCGGGTGCTGGGCGAGACGGTGGCGACGGTGTTCTATCTCGCGGCGCTGTTCCGCAGTCCGATTGCCGTCAACACGGCGATCCTGCAGGTTCTGCCGCTGCTGGTCACCGCCGGCTCGGCGATCTTTCTGCATGAGGTCGTCGGCTGGCGGCGCTGGACGGCGATCGCGGTCGGCTTTTGCGGCGTGCTGCTGATCGTCCGCCCCGGCCTGGAAGGCTTCACCATCTGGTCGCTCAGCGCGCTGCTGGGGGTGTTCTTCATGGCGTTGCGCGACCTGTCGACCAGGCGGATTCCCGCGCATGTGCCGACGTTCTCGGTGGCCCTGGCCTCCATCACCGGCACGACGCTTGCCATCGGCGCGCTGATGAAGCCCTTCGAGGTGTGGATCATGCCCGACCTGGTGACGCTGGCCTATCTGGCGGGCGCGGCGCTGTTCATTCTCGTGGGTTTCGTCAGCGTCATCATCGCCATGCGGACGGGCGAGATCTCCGTGGTGGCGCCGTTCCGCTACTCGATCGTGCTGTGGGCGATCCTGCTGGGCATCGTGATCTGGGGAGAGTACCCCGATCCTGCGACACTGGCCGGCATCACCATCATCATCGGCACCGGGATCTACACCTTCGTCCGCGAGCGCAAGGCCCGCGCCCAGGCGGCCCGAGGCTGA
- a CDS encoding LysR family transcriptional regulator, with the protein MKNNVSPNDLQVFLTVLNEGGFRAAAKRLGIAPSKVSTTVSRIEKQLGVPLLLRTTRSVRATEQGQVLASRIQPLMTEMETACVETVHSADVVKGRLKLNVPGAVMPDILPPLIVEYQRRHPTVEVEIVMENSLVDIIEAGCDAGIRYGASVEKDMISVPIGPRVQQLALAAAPFYIEKHGLPETPRQLTHHYAIRYGLPGGPLVPWALRNGDKTENVKPLTRLILSVSALNTGLSYAQAGLGIIGTFRNWLDDDLRAGTLVPVLPDWWAEHEGPRLYYPSRFTSTPLRAFIDMCRDETPVR; encoded by the coding sequence ATGAAGAACAATGTCTCTCCGAACGACCTGCAGGTGTTCCTGACAGTGCTGAACGAAGGAGGGTTCCGGGCTGCCGCAAAACGGCTGGGGATTGCGCCATCGAAGGTCAGCACGACGGTCTCCCGGATCGAGAAGCAACTCGGCGTGCCGCTTCTCCTGCGAACCACCCGGAGCGTTCGGGCAACGGAACAAGGCCAGGTCCTGGCAAGCCGCATACAGCCTCTGATGACCGAAATGGAGACGGCTTGTGTAGAAACGGTGCACTCGGCAGACGTCGTAAAAGGGCGCCTGAAACTGAACGTTCCAGGTGCGGTCATGCCGGACATCCTGCCGCCCCTTATCGTGGAATACCAACGCAGACATCCGACCGTGGAGGTCGAGATCGTTATGGAGAACAGTCTCGTCGACATCATTGAGGCAGGATGCGACGCGGGCATCCGCTACGGCGCGTCCGTCGAGAAGGATATGATTTCCGTTCCAATCGGTCCTCGCGTGCAGCAGCTGGCGCTTGCGGCGGCGCCATTCTACATCGAGAAGCACGGCCTCCCTGAGACCCCACGTCAACTGACGCACCATTATGCGATCCGATATGGCCTGCCCGGCGGACCGCTTGTTCCCTGGGCGTTGCGAAACGGAGACAAAACGGAAAACGTCAAGCCGTTGACGCGACTCATTCTAAGCGTAAGCGCATTGAACACGGGACTGAGCTACGCCCAAGCCGGACTGGGCATTATCGGCACGTTCCGCAACTGGCTTGATGATGACCTCCGTGCCGGGACTCTGGTTCCGGTATTGCCCGACTGGTGGGCCGAGCACGAAGGACCGCGCCTCTATTATCCAAGCCGCTTCACATCGACACCGTTACGCGCATTCATTGATATGTGCCGCGACGAAACCCCGGTCCGGTAA
- a CDS encoding NAD(P)H-binding protein — MLIVTGASGKLGRKIVENLLRHVSAREIGVSVRDPNKVLDMAASGVRVRQGDFSDAASLRHAWAGAKRLLLISSNAAATGGNPLAQHATAISVAREIGVERIFYTSQVSSSATSYFPPGRDHAATEAMLAESGIAWTAMRHGFYAASALMMNKRGFHTGKLEGPEDGKVAWTTHDDLAAADAALLVGDAAIDGPTAPLTGSECLDLADLARVAGELLGEPISRTVVSEEDVKANAQAAGIPDGAVAVMLGYYRAAHAGEFAATDPALAKILGCAPENMRTFLKRNL; from the coding sequence ATGCTCATCGTTACGGGAGCCTCTGGCAAACTCGGCCGCAAGATCGTCGAAAACCTGTTGCGTCATGTGTCAGCCAGGGAGATCGGTGTCAGCGTGCGTGATCCGAACAAAGTTTTGGATATGGCGGCAAGCGGGGTGCGCGTGCGCCAGGGCGATTTCAGTGACGCCGCCAGCCTGCGTCATGCGTGGGCCGGTGCAAAACGACTTCTCCTAATTTCCTCCAACGCCGCTGCAACAGGTGGCAACCCGTTGGCGCAGCACGCCACCGCCATAAGCGTCGCACGCGAAATTGGCGTTGAACGCATCTTCTACACAAGTCAGGTATCCAGTTCGGCTACGTCTTATTTTCCGCCTGGCCGTGATCATGCCGCGACAGAGGCCATGCTGGCCGAGTCGGGTATTGCCTGGACAGCAATGCGTCACGGTTTCTACGCGGCAAGTGCGCTGATGATGAACAAGCGTGGTTTCCACACGGGCAAGCTGGAAGGTCCTGAAGACGGCAAGGTTGCATGGACGACGCATGACGACCTCGCGGCCGCCGACGCTGCGCTGCTCGTCGGGGACGCGGCGATCGACGGCCCGACAGCGCCGCTCACCGGAAGCGAGTGCCTGGACCTTGCCGATCTTGCGCGTGTCGCAGGAGAACTTCTGGGCGAGCCCATTTCAAGGACGGTGGTGAGCGAAGAGGATGTGAAAGCGAATGCGCAGGCCGCAGGGATTCCTGATGGGGCAGTAGCGGTGATGCTGGGATATTACCGCGCAGCCCATGCGGGAGAGTTCGCGGCAACTGATCCTGCACTTGCTAAAATACTGGGATGCGCACCCGAGAACATGAGGACATTTCTGAAGAGGAACCTCTAA
- a CDS encoding HAMP domain-containing methyl-accepting chemotaxis protein — protein sequence MAGLIKIRSVSTKILGLVALISTATIVVATIGILKMDSIGQELESIAEKDIPLSGAVNRVTTHQLEQALMLERMLRFGNINAPDARNRLGDVEKSFETLAKKVEAEIIAAERMAEEALSHSVSVKETNEFKAVLASLKQIETEHAAYDEHVYAVIGMINDGRIAEAETLAEQIVVEEEKLDHELIALSENLAGFTLASAQLAEEHEHSGIRQLAMVSVVSLVLGVMLSLVLSRNCISTPLRKVAGALDELAKDNTDVQLDVRSHDEIGQVAVAFERFKENTIEMKRLREEAKEEEIRIEEEKRDATMRLADELERTVKSVSDRIAGAVAELETTAHGMAANATQTSQRASAVAAAAEQASANVQTVASASVELSASIEEISRQVSNAMQETTTTTHRARTSSETVEGLSAAAQKIDEVVRLISDIADQTNLLALNATIEAARAGEAGKGFAVVASEVKMLATQTGKATEDISQQVGEMQNGSALTSDAILAVVKAIARIDEQISGIASAVEEQNAVTAEIARNANEVATGSTDISAHISDVSQAATDSSASAEQVIGTVGTLSQQSALLQEELSRFLMTIRAA from the coding sequence ATGGCTGGCCTGATCAAGATACGTTCCGTCTCGACGAAAATATTGGGCCTGGTCGCCCTGATCAGTACGGCGACAATCGTTGTAGCCACCATCGGCATTCTCAAGATGGACAGTATCGGTCAGGAACTCGAGTCGATCGCCGAGAAGGACATTCCTCTCAGCGGAGCGGTCAACCGGGTCACCACCCACCAGCTTGAGCAGGCGCTGATGCTCGAGCGCATGCTGCGCTTTGGGAACATCAACGCGCCGGACGCCAGGAACCGGTTGGGTGATGTGGAGAAGAGTTTCGAGACGCTTGCGAAGAAGGTCGAGGCCGAAATCATAGCGGCCGAGAGAATGGCCGAGGAAGCGCTCTCGCATTCGGTCAGCGTGAAGGAAACCAACGAATTCAAGGCCGTGCTCGCTAGCCTCAAACAGATCGAGACCGAACACGCCGCTTACGACGAACATGTCTACGCCGTCATTGGCATGATCAACGACGGCAGGATCGCGGAAGCGGAAACGCTCGCGGAGCAGATCGTCGTGGAGGAGGAGAAACTCGATCACGAGCTGATCGCCTTGTCGGAGAATCTCGCGGGCTTCACGCTGGCCTCGGCACAGCTTGCCGAAGAGCACGAACACAGCGGCATCAGACAACTGGCCATGGTGTCCGTCGTCTCGCTGGTGCTGGGCGTGATGCTCTCGCTGGTTCTGTCGCGCAACTGCATCTCAACCCCGCTGCGCAAGGTGGCCGGAGCGCTCGACGAGTTGGCCAAGGACAACACCGACGTTCAACTGGACGTGCGCAGCCATGACGAGATCGGCCAGGTGGCCGTGGCCTTCGAGCGCTTCAAGGAAAACACCATCGAGATGAAGCGCCTGCGCGAGGAAGCCAAGGAAGAGGAAATCCGCATCGAGGAGGAAAAGCGCGACGCGACGATGCGGCTGGCCGATGAGCTGGAACGGACCGTGAAGTCGGTCTCGGACCGCATCGCCGGCGCCGTCGCCGAACTGGAAACCACGGCGCACGGCATGGCGGCCAACGCCACCCAGACCTCGCAGCGCGCAAGCGCGGTGGCGGCGGCGGCGGAACAGGCTTCGGCCAACGTCCAGACGGTGGCCTCGGCCTCCGTCGAACTCTCGGCCTCGATCGAGGAAATCAGCCGTCAGGTCTCCAACGCCATGCAGGAGACCACGACCACGACCCATCGGGCCCGGACCTCCAGCGAGACGGTCGAGGGGCTGTCCGCCGCCGCGCAGAAGATCGATGAGGTGGTCCGGCTGATCAGCGACATCGCCGACCAGACGAACCTTCTGGCGCTCAACGCCACCATCGAGGCGGCGCGCGCCGGCGAAGCGGGCAAGGGATTCGCGGTTGTCGCCTCGGAAGTGAAGATGCTCGCCACCCAGACCGGCAAGGCGACAGAGGACATCAGCCAGCAGGTCGGCGAGATGCAAAACGGATCGGCGCTGACGTCGGACGCCATCCTCGCGGTCGTCAAGGCCATCGCGCGCATCGACGAGCAGATCAGCGGCATCGCCTCGGCGGTGGAGGAACAGAACGCGGTGACCGCGGAAATCGCCCGCAACGCCAATGAGGTCGCGACAGGGTCCACGGACATCTCGGCCCATATCTCCGATGTGAGCCAGGCGGCGACCGACAGCAGCGCCAGCGCCGAACAGGTGATCGGCACGGTCGGCACCCTGTCGCAGCAGTCCGCGCTGCTGCAGGAAGAATTGAGCCGCTTCCTGATGACCATCCGCGCCGCCTGA